A section of the Chloroflexota bacterium genome encodes:
- a CDS encoding TlpA disulfide reductase family protein encodes MRESEPAEAISPSDAGSIADQTPVLPVRLRVAIAGVSVALLLAFIVVMALALRGQTDQGQFGIFATGRTVDLEPRPAPDFVLTTYDGDQLQLSDFRGQVVLLNFWASWCPPCRVEAPVLQRAAERLGPAGLVVIGIDVWDDEAQARSFLDEFDITYPNAEDTTRSIPVEYGVTGLPETFVISRTGVLVRRWVGPIDDVQLADLVTPLLEGA; translated from the coding sequence ATGCGCGAGTCCGAGCCGGCGGAAGCGATTTCGCCCAGCGACGCGGGAAGCATTGCGGACCAAACACCCGTACTTCCCGTGCGTCTGCGCGTCGCCATCGCGGGCGTCTCGGTTGCCCTGCTGCTCGCCTTCATCGTTGTCATGGCGCTGGCCTTGCGGGGCCAGACCGACCAGGGGCAGTTCGGTATCTTCGCCACGGGGCGCACGGTGGATCTGGAGCCACGCCCGGCGCCGGACTTCGTGCTCACCACCTATGACGGGGATCAGCTGCAACTCTCAGACTTCCGGGGGCAGGTCGTGCTGCTGAACTTCTGGGCATCCTGGTGCCCGCCCTGCCGGGTGGAAGCTCCGGTCTTGCAGAGGGCCGCCGAGCGCCTGGGCCCGGCGGGACTGGTCGTGATCGGTATCGACGTATGGGACGACGAGGCGCAAGCCCGGTCCTTCCTCGACGAGTTCGACATCACCTACCCCAACGCCGAGGACACCACGCGGTCGATCCCGGTCGAGTACGGCGTGACGGGGCTGCCGGAGACGTTCGTCATCTCGCGCACCGGCGTGCTCGTCCGGCGCTGGGTGGGTCCGATCGACGACGTGCAGCTGGCGGACTTGGTGACGCCATTGCTTGAAGGAGCCTAG
- a CDS encoding Gfo/Idh/MocA family oxidoreductase: MSSERARIAVIGTGWWSTYTHIPGLRENPLADLVAICDANPERLQKAAEAFPRPATYSNVNDLLAEEELDGVIVAVAHAAHHVVAAACLDAGRHVMLEKPMTLTATDARDLVDRAAAAERELIIGYPWHFTRTAQRAREVITGGELGEPQHVVNAYASMIIEFLRGNAEAYRPVFDWKVVGPDAVYNDPRVSGGGEGHLQITHSSGLMFFISGLRAERVSAVMNNYDVPLDLVDAMSVQFEGGAVGVVSGTGNMPTGDAGQLDVRVYCENGYVLLDAIKGHLTITRHDGPTEIVSIPDADDTYPRFTTAANLVDVCLGRAPNGSPGTIGLRSVELLDAAYRSAADGGSVVAVSELYD; encoded by the coding sequence ATGTCAAGCGAGCGTGCCCGCATTGCCGTCATTGGCACCGGCTGGTGGTCAACCTATACCCACATTCCCGGCTTGCGGGAGAACCCGCTGGCCGACCTCGTCGCCATCTGCGACGCGAATCCCGAGCGCCTCCAAAAGGCAGCCGAGGCGTTTCCGAGACCCGCCACCTATTCCAACGTCAACGATCTGCTCGCCGAGGAAGAGCTTGACGGCGTGATCGTTGCCGTGGCCCATGCGGCGCACCACGTGGTCGCTGCGGCCTGCCTCGACGCGGGGCGGCACGTGATGCTCGAGAAACCCATGACGCTCACCGCCACCGATGCCCGCGACCTGGTCGACCGGGCCGCCGCGGCCGAACGGGAGCTGATCATCGGCTATCCCTGGCACTTCACACGCACCGCCCAGCGCGCCCGCGAGGTCATCACCGGCGGCGAGCTTGGCGAGCCGCAGCACGTGGTGAACGCCTACGCCTCGATGATCATCGAGTTCCTGCGCGGCAACGCCGAGGCCTACCGCCCGGTGTTCGACTGGAAGGTCGTTGGTCCCGACGCGGTCTACAACGATCCTCGCGTGTCAGGCGGCGGCGAGGGCCACCTGCAGATCACCCACTCGTCGGGCCTGATGTTCTTCATCTCGGGGCTGCGCGCCGAACGGGTGTCCGCGGTGATGAACAACTACGACGTGCCGTTGGACCTGGTCGACGCGATGAGCGTCCAGTTCGAGGGCGGCGCCGTGGGCGTGGTGTCCGGCACCGGCAACATGCCGACCGGCGACGCCGGCCAGCTGGACGTGCGCGTCTACTGCGAGAACGGCTATGTCCTGCTCGACGCCATCAAGGGCCACCTGACGATCACCCGCCACGACGGTCCCACCGAGATCGTGAGCATTCCCGATGCGGACGACACCTACCCGCGCTTCACAACGGCGGCCAACCTGGTCGACGTGTGCCTGGGGCGTGCGCCGAATGGATCGCCGGGCACGATCGGCCTACGGAGCGTGGAGCTGCTGGACGCCGCGTATCGCTCGGCGGCTGACGGGGGAAGCGTCGTCGCGGTCAGCGAGCTGTACGACTAA
- a CDS encoding endonuclease/exonuclease/phosphatase family protein: MTANVRNADRVDDGHSWESRKDVCARVIAACAPDVLGVQEATIEQVEWIAAALPKHAWHGLRQDPHGHPRNAVFMHQSVTLVDRGGYWLSPTPHVTGSTGWGAKYARHVNWLVLADSGGTEWRVSNTHLDHVSERARSGAAGLLAEDAAAWPDETPQVLMGDFNAGAGSAPVTALEQVGWRDAWAVANPDQPDPGPTRHGFGQEAAAHPQRIDWIMVRGPVHVRVLHLVRDRPDGVWPSDHYFMWADVEAPA, translated from the coding sequence ATGACGGCCAACGTTCGCAACGCCGACCGCGTCGATGACGGCCATTCCTGGGAGAGCCGAAAGGATGTCTGCGCGCGCGTGATCGCTGCATGCGCCCCCGATGTCCTTGGGGTTCAGGAAGCGACCATCGAGCAAGTCGAGTGGATCGCGGCCGCGCTGCCGAAGCATGCCTGGCACGGGCTGCGCCAGGACCCGCATGGGCATCCCCGCAACGCCGTCTTTATGCATCAATCCGTCACGCTCGTCGATCGGGGCGGCTACTGGCTGTCGCCGACGCCGCACGTGACCGGGTCGACGGGCTGGGGCGCCAAGTACGCCCGCCACGTCAACTGGCTGGTGCTGGCGGACTCGGGCGGCACGGAATGGCGGGTGAGCAACACCCACCTCGACCACGTGAGCGAGCGTGCGCGGTCAGGCGCGGCGGGGCTGCTCGCCGAGGACGCCGCCGCCTGGCCGGATGAGACGCCGCAGGTGCTTATGGGCGATTTCAACGCCGGCGCCGGCAGCGCGCCGGTGACCGCGCTGGAACAGGTCGGTTGGCGCGACGCCTGGGCGGTCGCAAACCCCGACCAGCCGGACCCGGGCCCCACGCGTCACGGATTTGGTCAGGAGGCCGCGGCCCATCCGCAGCGCATCGACTGGATCATGGTCCGGGGCCCGGTGCACGTGCGCGTCCTCCACCTCGTGCGCGACCGGCCTGACGGCGTGTGGCCCTCGGACCACTATTTCATGTGGGCCGACGTCGAGGCGCCGGCTTAG
- a CDS encoding GNAT family protein yields the protein MTANDWPPLSESIQTPRLHLRRYRLTDAADVFAYARDPVWGRFMPPVPRPYERHHADAFVAGQVSANWRQESAWAIERQGRVVGRVRLRLAPPHGRADLGYSIARWLWGRGLTTEAVSAVIDEAFRCLPLRKIAAGAIAENVGSIRVMQKVDMQREGVMRQHWVCHGQTCDSVHYGILREEWEQRAGAVE from the coding sequence ATGACCGCCAACGACTGGCCACCGCTGTCGGAGTCCATCCAAACGCCGCGGCTACACCTGCGGCGATATCGGCTCACCGACGCGGCCGATGTCTTCGCCTACGCGCGCGACCCGGTGTGGGGGCGCTTCATGCCCCCTGTCCCGCGGCCCTACGAGCGGCACCATGCGGACGCCTTTGTGGCCGGCCAGGTGTCGGCGAATTGGCGGCAAGAGTCTGCCTGGGCGATTGAGCGCCAAGGTCGGGTGGTCGGCAGGGTGAGGCTGCGTCTGGCGCCGCCGCATGGGCGGGCGGATCTCGGCTATTCAATCGCTCGGTGGCTCTGGGGACGCGGCCTCACCACCGAAGCCGTATCGGCAGTCATCGACGAGGCGTTCCGATGCCTGCCGTTGCGCAAGATCGCCGCGGGCGCAATCGCCGAAAACGTCGGGTCGATTCGAGTCATGCAGAAGGTCGACATGCAGCGCGAAGGAGTGATGCGTCAGCACTGGGTGTGCCACGGCCAGACTTGCGACTCGGTGCACTACGGCATCCTGCGCGAAGAGTGGGAGCAGCGAGCGGGCGCCGTCGAATGA
- a CDS encoding PQQ-dependent sugar dehydrogenase: protein MLLLAACGDPPAPDPPPEQQPRTASQAPETATPTPETQPQKAHTQPSKTETQAPKAATASASPAPNARTSASAFVQVAVGENHACALQADGFVHCWGDDDQDQLNVPDGIRFKQITSGWRFSCGLSTAGEIACWGRNNHKQASPPAGQFLDIDAGWDHACAIGRDGTVCWGRDADGRSLVPPATRFTAIGAGAEHTCGLTHEGSLVCWGKNDNGRANNHAGPFHRLAVGIAHTCALDRDGRVFCQGDNSLGQSDSTPGAYRQLAAGSELTCGLESSGSIHCWGSKRPGQATTGKPTPEARFESIAAGWNSVCGLSDNGYVQCFGYTMNGTLFSPYLTSQTSHPFLVSSISPPHHRLTLIDAFPGRTFEQPIEILEWPGGVLSVVDRRGKITQYDDNRQPKVILDLQDRVYSAGGETGLLSAALAPETSHDESIFLFFTERIDQGKEPPDARLVKIPLKDGTPVYRDEIVILEVIRTTTSNLHYGGTIRFGPDGMLYLGIGDGECFECPQNLSSLQGKILRIDVRNASPERPYQIPDDNPFIQRDDARAEVWAFGLRNPWRMALAEREGFLWVGDVGRATQEEVSLAGSGANLGWPIFEGSECFNIPDSVTERERRILTGYRCGDFTGATQPAVTYGRSWGCPAESRSRCPDTRGLHPLVVYGTPPRCAVVGGFVYRGLSMPWLHGAYFFGDYCSGEVWALDGSADGGWRMSRIVELPYAISSFGIDSDGEIYVLTFGGPILRILEGSHDRATAATNAPGQ, encoded by the coding sequence ATGCTGCTGCTGGCTGCCTGCGGGGATCCGCCAGCGCCGGATCCACCACCCGAACAGCAGCCGCGAACTGCATCCCAAGCACCGGAAACGGCCACCCCCACGCCGGAAACACAGCCTCAGAAGGCCCACACGCAACCTTCGAAAACCGAAACCCAAGCTCCGAAGGCCGCGACTGCGTCTGCCTCGCCTGCACCGAATGCGAGGACCAGTGCGTCGGCGTTCGTCCAGGTTGCCGTCGGAGAGAATCACGCATGCGCCTTGCAAGCAGATGGATTCGTGCATTGCTGGGGAGACGACGATCAAGATCAACTGAATGTTCCTGACGGCATCAGATTCAAACAGATCACCTCGGGATGGAGATTCTCATGTGGGTTGAGCACCGCAGGCGAGATTGCTTGCTGGGGACGAAACAACCACAAGCAAGCCAGTCCTCCCGCGGGACAGTTTCTTGACATTGATGCCGGATGGGACCATGCCTGCGCCATCGGCCGCGACGGCACGGTGTGCTGGGGCCGCGACGCTGACGGCAGGTCATTGGTGCCGCCGGCGACTAGATTCACCGCCATTGGTGCGGGAGCCGAACACACGTGCGGGCTGACCCATGAGGGCAGCCTGGTCTGTTGGGGGAAAAACGACAACGGGCGAGCCAATAATCACGCTGGCCCATTTCACCGTCTCGCGGTCGGCATCGCCCACACGTGCGCATTGGATCGCGACGGTCGAGTCTTCTGCCAAGGTGACAACTCACTTGGCCAGTCCGACTCCACACCCGGCGCCTATCGTCAGTTGGCGGCCGGTTCTGAACTCACCTGCGGCTTGGAATCGAGTGGGAGTATCCATTGCTGGGGAAGCAAGCGTCCCGGCCAGGCCACTACTGGCAAGCCAACGCCAGAGGCAAGATTCGAATCTATCGCCGCGGGTTGGAACAGCGTTTGCGGGCTAAGCGACAACGGGTACGTTCAATGCTTCGGCTACACGATGAACGGCACTCTATTCTCGCCCTATTTGACCTCGCAAACCTCGCATCCATTCCTGGTCAGCTCGATATCTCCGCCTCACCATAGGCTAACGCTGATTGATGCATTTCCAGGTCGCACATTTGAGCAGCCCATTGAGATTCTTGAATGGCCTGGAGGCGTCTTATCGGTCGTCGATAGACGAGGGAAGATTACTCAATATGATGACAACAGACAACCGAAAGTCATTCTCGATCTTCAAGATCGGGTGTATTCGGCCGGGGGCGAGACTGGTTTGTTGAGCGCCGCTCTAGCCCCCGAGACCAGTCACGACGAAAGCATCTTCTTGTTCTTTACAGAAAGGATCGACCAAGGCAAGGAACCCCCTGACGCCCGACTCGTCAAGATTCCCCTAAAGGATGGCACTCCCGTATACCGCGACGAAATTGTAATACTTGAAGTCATCCGTACAACTACATCGAATCTACACTACGGTGGCACTATTCGCTTTGGTCCAGACGGCATGCTGTATCTCGGAATCGGCGACGGCGAGTGCTTCGAGTGTCCGCAGAACCTCAGCAGCCTTCAGGGAAAGATCCTTCGAATCGACGTTCGGAATGCCTCTCCTGAGCGTCCCTACCAGATTCCGGATGACAATCCATTCATTCAACGCGACGACGCCCGTGCTGAGGTCTGGGCATTTGGCTTGCGTAATCCCTGGCGCATGGCGTTGGCCGAACGAGAAGGATTCCTTTGGGTCGGTGACGTCGGCCGAGCAACGCAAGAAGAGGTTTCGCTTGCAGGTTCCGGCGCAAACCTCGGTTGGCCGATATTTGAGGGTTCAGAGTGCTTCAACATCCCCGATAGCGTGACCGAGCGTGAGCGGCGCATACTCACTGGATATCGGTGCGGCGACTTCACCGGGGCCACCCAACCGGCCGTCACCTACGGACGCTCGTGGGGATGTCCGGCCGAAAGTCGCAGTCGCTGTCCGGACACCCGCGGCTTGCATCCCCTGGTTGTGTATGGAACACCTCCAAGATGCGCCGTGGTCGGAGGGTTTGTTTACCGAGGCCTCAGCATGCCGTGGCTACACGGCGCCTATTTCTTCGGCGACTACTGTAGCGGGGAAGTCTGGGCGCTCGATGGCAGTGCGGATGGGGGCTGGCGGATGTCGAGGATCGTTGAATTGCCGTATGCGATCAGCTCGTTTGGAATCGACTCAGACGGTGAAATCTATGTTTTGACGTTCGGTGGTCCAATTCTGCGGATCCTGGAGGGCAGCCACGATCGGGCAACCGCAGCAACGAATGCGCCGGGGCAATAG
- a CDS encoding GNAT family protein yields MTANDWPPLSESIQTPRLLLRPFRFDDAEDIYAYASDPEWGRFLAHEQPYERRHAEVFLAERVLAKWRKNPAWAFEQDGRVVGGLGLWLARRNRRAEIGYELARRLWGRGLATEAAAAVIGEAFRLLPIRKVTATASAANVRSTRLLERLGMQREALLRQHWVHRGESLDEVRYGLLREEWQPQAGLASSEPRASR; encoded by the coding sequence ATGACCGCCAACGACTGGCCGCCGCTGTCGGAGTCCATCCAAACGCCGCGGCTGCTCTTGCGACCGTTCAGATTCGACGACGCGGAAGACATATACGCCTATGCGAGCGACCCGGAATGGGGACGCTTTCTTGCTCACGAGCAGCCTTACGAACGCCGTCATGCGGAGGTCTTCTTGGCCGAGCGCGTATTGGCGAAATGGCGCAAGAATCCTGCCTGGGCGTTTGAGCAGGACGGTCGAGTGGTCGGAGGTTTGGGCTTGTGGCTGGCTCGCCGGAATCGGCGGGCGGAGATTGGCTACGAGTTGGCCCGGCGGCTGTGGGGCCGCGGTCTCGCGACCGAGGCTGCAGCGGCAGTCATTGGCGAGGCATTTCGCCTGCTTCCGATCCGCAAGGTCACCGCAACCGCGAGCGCAGCCAACGTCCGATCAACTCGGTTGCTCGAACGACTCGGCATGCAGCGCGAAGCCCTGCTTCGACAGCACTGGGTGCATCGCGGCGAATCCCTGGATGAGGTTCGCTACGGGCTACTCCGTGAAGAGTGGCAGCCGCAAGCCGGCCTCGCTTCCAGCGAGCCACGCGCTTCACGATGA
- a CDS encoding TlpA disulfide reductase family protein → MSRRRLLIGGAVIAATALAACGEAGDDEQVAAEAEATAAATPRATAVATPAATTAAPEPMPTSAPESTPTAAPEPTPTPTPTAAPEPEESSTSESDVRSFPAGDQMVAPDFTWEHYAPSESLGRMSMNLTDILAIGKPVVLNFWAGLCPPCRREMPEFQEAYEEFKDRVILFGVDVGPFVNLGSTEDAVNLMSELGITYPLGTTFHNKILIEYRILGMPATVFITPRGTIVRTWNGVLDKNGLLDLVAELEEASEAGQ, encoded by the coding sequence ATGTCGCGCCGCCGATTGCTGATCGGCGGGGCGGTGATCGCCGCGACCGCGCTGGCGGCGTGCGGCGAGGCCGGAGACGACGAGCAGGTCGCCGCCGAGGCGGAAGCGACGGCTGCCGCGACTCCGCGGGCCACGGCTGTGGCAACGCCCGCGGCGACCACTGCCGCGCCGGAGCCGATGCCCACGTCTGCCCCTGAATCGACGCCCACAGCCGCTCCCGAGCCGACGCCAACGCCCACGCCCACGGCCGCCCCTGAACCCGAAGAGTCGTCGACGTCGGAATCCGATGTCAGGAGCTTTCCGGCCGGCGACCAGATGGTGGCTCCCGATTTCACCTGGGAGCACTACGCGCCCAGCGAATCCCTTGGGCGCATGTCCATGAATCTCACCGACATCCTGGCGATTGGCAAGCCGGTCGTCCTGAATTTCTGGGCCGGCCTGTGTCCGCCGTGCAGGCGCGAGATGCCGGAGTTTCAGGAGGCCTATGAGGAGTTCAAGGACCGGGTGATCCTCTTCGGCGTGGACGTCGGACCGTTCGTCAACCTCGGCTCCACCGAAGATGCCGTCAACCTGATGTCGGAGCTGGGAATCACCTATCCGCTCGGGACGACCTTTCACAACAAGATCCTGATCGAGTACCGCATCCTCGGCATGCCGGCCACCGTGTTCATCACGCCGCGCGGCACGATCGTCCGCACCTGGAATGGCGTGCTGGACAAGAACGGCTTGCTCGACTTGGTTGCCGAATTGGAAGAGGCCTCGGAGGCGGGCCAATGA
- a CDS encoding GNAT family N-acetyltransferase, whose product MTAEHWPPLPESIQTPRLHLRRYRLSDAEDVFAYAHDPEWARFLPGVPQPYERQHADQFVASHVLKDWRTESHWALEHEGRVVGRVGMTPAHRHRRAELGYELARWLWGRGLMTEAASAVIDEAFRKLPLRKVLARAIAANIGSTRVMEKVGMRHEATLRQHWVFHGQSYDAANYGILREEWERNASLEPSPPGRT is encoded by the coding sequence ATGACCGCCGAACACTGGCCGCCGCTGCCGGAATCGATCCAAACGCCGCGGCTGCATTTGCGGCGGTATCGGCTCAGCGACGCGGAGGACGTCTTCGCCTACGCCCACGACCCGGAGTGGGCGCGCTTTCTCCCTGGGGTTCCTCAGCCCTACGAGCGTCAGCATGCCGACCAATTCGTCGCGTCGCACGTCCTGAAGGACTGGCGCACCGAGTCCCACTGGGCGCTCGAGCACGAGGGCCGCGTGGTCGGACGCGTGGGGATGACGCCGGCGCATCGGCATAGGCGGGCGGAGCTCGGCTACGAACTGGCCCGGTGGCTCTGGGGCCGCGGCCTCATGACCGAAGCCGCGTCGGCGGTGATCGACGAGGCGTTCCGTAAGCTCCCGCTCCGCAAAGTCCTCGCCCGCGCGATCGCCGCCAACATCGGCTCGACGCGGGTGATGGAAAAGGTCGGCATGCGGCACGAGGCAACGCTGCGGCAGCACTGGGTCTTCCACGGTCAGTCCTACGACGCGGCGAACTACGGGATCCTGCGTGAAGAATGGGAGCGGAACGCGAGCCTCGAGCCGTCCCCCCCGGGCCGAACGTGA
- a CDS encoding GNAT family protein: protein MTSEEWPPLPESIQTPRLLLRRYRLSDAEDSYAYARDPEWGRFLPPVPRPYERRHADEFVAGQVLAKWDQEPAWAIEHEGRLVGGVSLRLAPRNERAELGYSIARWLWGRGLATEAVSAVIDAAFRCLPLRKIAARAVAANLGSIRVMEKVGMRHEGVLRQHWVVHGQTCDSVHYGLLRKEWERQADARR, encoded by the coding sequence ATGACCTCCGAGGAGTGGCCGCCGCTGCCGGAGTCCATCCAAACGCCGCGGCTGCTCCTGCGGCGGTACAGACTCAGCGACGCGGAGGATTCCTATGCCTATGCGCGCGACCCGGAGTGGGGACGCTTCCTGCCCCCGGTTCCGCGGCCCTACGAGCGGCGGCATGCCGATGAGTTTGTGGCCGGGCAGGTGTTGGCAAAGTGGGACCAGGAGCCCGCCTGGGCGATCGAGCACGAGGGCCGGTTGGTCGGAGGGGTAAGCCTGCGGCTGGCTCCCCGGAATGAGCGAGCTGAACTCGGCTATTCGATCGCTCGGTGGTTGTGGGGTCGAGGTTTAGCAACCGAAGCCGTGTCGGCGGTCATCGACGCGGCGTTCCGATGCCTGCCGCTTCGCAAGATCGCCGCCCGCGCGGTCGCCGCGAATCTCGGTTCGATTCGTGTCATGGAGAAGGTCGGGATGCGGCACGAAGGGGTGCTGCGCCAGCACTGGGTTGTCCACGGCCAAACGTGCGATTCCGTGCACTACGGCCTGCTGCGCAAAGAGTGGGAGCGGCAGGCGGACGCTAGGAGATGA
- a CDS encoding cytochrome c biogenesis protein CcdA, translating into MSAGDTSTAMSKPRKRPKSAAILAYAIPAAVVGALIGVLVSVQGNAEAAFADFAGALPIGFAAAAGLVASVNPCGFFMLPSYIAYQLGTEEAGYDQVAAPLRLARALGVAITATLGFVLIFVAFGAVVSAGGSALGQVFPYLGLVIGLAMVGFGVFLLVSHRYVGILAASRIQVTPRRNLGNAFVFGIAYAVGSLSCTLPIFMVVVGGSLATEGFFESLSQYVAYSLGMGVVIVAVTLGAALFRDAISRWLRGALPHVHRASSFFMLGAGAYLIWYWLVFADIFGVFL; encoded by the coding sequence ATGAGCGCCGGCGACACCTCGACGGCGATGTCGAAGCCGCGCAAGCGCCCCAAGAGCGCGGCGATCCTGGCCTATGCCATTCCGGCCGCCGTGGTCGGGGCGCTTATTGGTGTCCTCGTCTCGGTGCAAGGGAATGCCGAAGCAGCCTTTGCCGACTTCGCCGGGGCGCTCCCTATCGGCTTTGCCGCCGCGGCTGGGCTTGTGGCTAGCGTGAACCCGTGCGGCTTTTTCATGTTGCCGTCGTATATCGCCTACCAATTGGGCACCGAGGAAGCCGGCTACGACCAGGTGGCGGCGCCGCTGCGCCTGGCACGGGCTCTGGGCGTGGCCATCACCGCCACGTTAGGGTTCGTGCTGATCTTCGTGGCCTTCGGCGCGGTTGTGTCCGCCGGCGGCTCGGCCCTCGGCCAGGTCTTCCCCTACCTGGGGCTGGTCATCGGACTGGCGATGGTCGGATTCGGCGTCTTTCTTCTGGTTTCCCACCGCTACGTGGGCATCCTCGCGGCCAGCCGCATCCAGGTGACGCCGCGCCGCAACCTCGGCAACGCGTTCGTCTTCGGCATCGCCTACGCGGTCGGGTCGCTCAGCTGCACGCTGCCGATCTTCATGGTCGTGGTGGGCGGGTCGCTCGCGACGGAGGGATTCTTCGAGTCCCTCAGCCAATACGTGGCCTACTCACTCGGCATGGGCGTCGTGATCGTGGCCGTGACGCTGGGCGCGGCGCTGTTTCGCGACGCGATCTCGCGCTGGCTGCGCGGCGCGCTGCCGCACGTCCACCGCGCCAGCTCGTTCTTCATGCTGGGCGCGGGGGCCTACCTCATCTGGTACTGGCTGGTCTTCGCCGACATCTTTGGGGTGTTCCTCTAG
- a CDS encoding GNAT family protein produces MTTGDWPLLPESIQTPRLLVRRFRLTDAEDVYAYARDSEWRRFLFTVPQPYERRHADEFVAANVLTDWRAKPQWAIECEGRVVGTVALWIDLGHGRAEFGYTLARWLWGRGLMTEVVSALIDEAFATLPLRKITARALAPNIGSIRVMEKAGMQFEAVLRQHFSHRGEVFDLVHYGLLREEWERQADARR; encoded by the coding sequence ATGACCACCGGCGACTGGCCGCTGCTGCCGGAGTCCATCCAGACGCCGCGGCTGCTCGTGCGGCGATTCAGGCTCACCGACGCCGAAGACGTGTATGCCTATGCGCGGGACTCGGAATGGCGGCGTTTTCTCTTCACGGTTCCGCAGCCCTACGAGCGGCGGCACGCGGACGAATTTGTGGCGGCGAATGTACTCACCGACTGGCGCGCCAAGCCGCAGTGGGCGATTGAGTGCGAGGGCCGGGTCGTCGGAACGGTCGCGCTATGGATCGATCTCGGGCATGGGCGGGCGGAATTCGGCTACACCCTGGCGCGTTGGCTGTGGGGTCGTGGCCTGATGACCGAAGTCGTGTCGGCGCTAATCGACGAGGCGTTCGCCACGCTCCCGCTGCGCAAGATCACCGCCCGTGCGCTTGCCCCCAACATCGGATCGATTCGAGTGATGGAGAAGGCCGGTATGCAATTCGAGGCGGTGCTTCGCCAGCATTTCTCGCACCGCGGCGAGGTGTTTGACCTGGTGCACTATGGGCTCTTGCGCGAAGAGTGGGAACGGCAGGCCGACGCTAGGAGATGA